TAAAGAAAAACTTTGGTATTGAGTACAATTTGAGTCATGTGCAGCTCTTGTGTAAAAAAAACTTCAATTATCCTTTAAGAAAACAGGATTGATTCCAGGCAAGGCTCAAACCGAAACAGTACAGAAAGATTTTATCCGGCAGATAAAGTACTATTCCCAAGAAAAAGGAACGGTTCTGCTCTTTTTTGATCCGTGTCATCTTCTCCATAATGTAATAAACGCAAGAATATGGCAGCCACGAGGTAAAAAAGGTACAATCACAATAAAATCCAATACTGGTCTAAAAATAATCAATATACCTGGAGCACTCAATATTGAAGATTTTTCTGTGACTACAATATTAACAGAAGAAACGTGTGATTCCGTGCGTATTGTTGAGTTCCTAAAGAAGATTAAAGAAAAATATCCCGGCAGGAAAATTGTTGTTATACTGGACAATGCAAGGTATAATTATGCGAGAGTTACAAGAGCTTTTGCAGAAGAAAATGACATCTTGCTACTTTTTTTGCCTCCTTATGCACCAAACCTCAATCTTATTGAAAGATTATGGAAATTCACAAAGAAGCATCTGGTAAATAACACATATCATGAAGATTACGCCCAATTTGTCAATGCAACTAACCGTTTTTTCAATAATTTGGGTAAATATCAACAAGAATTATCGAGTCTTTTCACACAAAAGTTCTAAATTATACATGCGGAGTAATATATAACAATAAACATACAACAATCCCTCATATATCATCCAGATCAAAAACTACAAAGCCCTTTTCTTTCAATTCCTTTTTACCTGTTATCTTCTTTGCAGCAAGACCAAAAAACTCAGTTCGTTTGCCTTTGTTCCAGTTCACAAAACCGGCCTTAAGTTTAAGTTTTTCAAGAATTGCCAGAGATTGCTTCAAAGAGAGTGTCCTCCACTTACACTCCATAAATAAAACATCCCTTGATTCATCATTCACTACAAGAAGGTCAATCTCAACATCCTTATGCCACCACTTATTTATTCCTGTGTAGCTGAAGGGAATATCAACACAATTCCATCTCAACAATTTTTCAACAAAATATTCAAACCGTCTCCCGCAGTAACTATTAAACTCTTTTTGCACCTTGGTCATTACTTCCTTTTTATTCCCGACCTCAAGCATACCCCTGTTGCTGTATACGAACCTGAACCAGAAATCAAAATAATCATCATTTATTACATATATCCCGCCCTTTCTTTTATGTATTGGTAAAATATGCCGTATAATGTGCAGGTTTTCAAGCGTATTCAGATATTTTGAAAGATTGGCTTTGTCCATATTTGTGGCCGAGTATAACTTGCCAAGAGAATTATATCCAAGTGACAGTTTCTTGAGAATAAGCGCATATATCCACTGCTCACGAAACTCATGTTTCAATAAGAAATCCACTTCTTCATAGAGGTATTTTCCTTTCGACAGGATATTTTCCTCAATATTTTGAAAAACTGTTAGTGTATCATCCCATTTATCCAGATAAGCGGGAATACTTCCAATTGTGAAAATGGTTTTTAGAACGTCATCTGTACTATATCCAGGCAGGAATTTTCTAACAGGATCCAGCCTCAGTTGTGTAACTTCCCACTGTCCGGTCCTTCTTCCAAAAAGGGGAGACCTGACCCCAAGCACTTCAGTTTCCATTAAGCTGACACTTGAGCCGCAGAGAATAAGCATAATATTCCGGTCTTTAAGTATCTGGTCCCATATCTTCTGGAACAGTGATGGAACAGCCCTGTCAACTTCTATTAAGTATGAGAATTCATCTATTACGATTATTGTCTTTACAGTTTCATTGAGGAATTCTACAAGATTTTCAAACAATTCAGTCCATGAATTCGATTCAATTCTTGAGAATATTGAAATATCCAATTGTTCTGCTATAGTTTGTTTAAATTCATTGATGTTCTCATAAGTTGTATCTTTTGAGGCAAGGAAATATGCACCATTTTTGTTTTCTAAGGATTTTTGTATAAGTTCGGTTTTTCCAACTCTCCTTCTGCCATATATGATTATGAATTCCGATCGGGAGCTTTTATAGCAGTTTTCCAAAAAATCCAGTTCATTTTCCCGGTCGATGAACTTTTGTATCATGATTATTATACTTTCTATACAAATAGTTAAATATTACGGTCAATTAGCCTGGCAGAATAATCACCGATCATACCTATCCGGATTGTGAAGTGATATGGTTCCAAGATGCTGTCCTTAATATTTTATCCTGACCTCATCCAGCAAGAACGGTGGCCTGAATATCCCGTTCTCTGTAATAACAGCGGTCACGTTCTCCATTGGAGTGGCATCAAAGGCCGGGTTGTATACAGGCACGTCCAGAGGTGCAACCTGGCAATTGTCAATATATCGCAGTTCATCTGCGTCTCGCCGTTCTATCTCCACCTCGTCTTCCATTCTCTCAAAATCAAACGTGGAAACAGGTGCAGCCACATAAAAAGGAATTTCGTGCTCTCCTGCTACTACGCTGTGGGTGTAGGTACCTATCTTGTTGAACACCGCATCCTGGGTGATACGGTCCGCTCCCACTATTACGCTATCCACCATACCCTGCCGCATCACGTGCCCGCTCATACTATCGGTTATCAGTGTCACAGGGATGCTGTCCTCCATAAGT
The window above is part of the ANME-2 cluster archaeon genome. Proteins encoded here:
- a CDS encoding ATP-binding protein; the encoded protein is MIQKFIDRENELDFLENCYKSSRSEFIIIYGRRRVGKTELIQKSLENKNGAYFLASKDTTYENINEFKQTIAEQLDISIFSRIESNSWTELFENLVEFLNETVKTIIVIDEFSYLIEVDRAVPSLFQKIWDQILKDRNIMLILCGSSVSLMETEVLGVRSPLFGRRTGQWEVTQLRLDPVRKFLPGYSTDDVLKTIFTIGSIPAYLDKWDDTLTVFQNIEENILSKGKYLYEEVDFLLKHEFREQWIYALILKKLSLGYNSLGKLYSATNMDKANLSKYLNTLENLHIIRHILPIHKRKGGIYVINDDYFDFWFRFVYSNRGMLEVGNKKEVMTKVQKEFNSYCGRRFEYFVEKLLRWNCVDIPFSYTGINKWWHKDVEIDLLVVNDESRDVLFMECKWRTLSLKQSLAILEKLKLKAGFVNWNKGKRTEFFGLAAKKITGKKELKEKGFVVFDLDDI